The following proteins are co-located in the Robbsia betulipollinis genome:
- the odhB gene encoding 2-oxoglutarate dehydrogenase complex dihydrolipoyllysine-residue succinyltransferase, with protein MAIVEVKVPQLSESVAEATLIEWKKKVGDPIGQDEILIEVETDKVVMEVPAPSAGVLVELIEQNGATVGADQVIARIDTEGKAGASAPASSAPAAPAPAAPAPAAQPAATQADVAVAAATPTSSTASPSAAKILSEKGLNANEVPGNGRDGRVTKGDALGAAPKAAAAPAAPAPSLAQVKAPASGEQWLDGRPEQRVPMSRLRARVAERLLQSQQTNAILTTFNEVNMQPVLDLRARYKDRFEKEHGVKLGFMSFFVKAVVHALKKYPVVNASVDGTDIVYHGYFDIGIAVGSPRGLVVPILRNADQLNVADIEKKIAEFGQKAKDGKLSLEDLTGGTFSISNGGVFGSMLSTPIINPPQSAILGVHATKDRAVVENGQVVVRPMNYLAMSYDHRIIDGREAVLALVAIKEALEDPARLLLDI; from the coding sequence ATGGCTATCGTTGAAGTCAAGGTCCCACAATTGTCGGAATCCGTCGCCGAAGCGACACTGATCGAGTGGAAGAAGAAGGTCGGCGATCCGATCGGCCAGGATGAAATCCTGATCGAAGTCGAAACCGACAAGGTGGTGATGGAAGTGCCGGCGCCGTCCGCCGGCGTGCTGGTCGAACTGATCGAGCAGAACGGCGCGACCGTCGGCGCCGATCAGGTGATCGCCCGTATCGATACCGAAGGCAAGGCCGGCGCGTCGGCGCCCGCCTCGTCGGCACCCGCCGCCCCGGCACCCGCCGCCCCGGCTCCGGCCGCGCAGCCCGCCGCGACGCAGGCCGATGTCGCCGTTGCCGCCGCTACGCCGACCTCCAGCACCGCTTCGCCGTCCGCTGCGAAGATCCTGTCCGAGAAGGGCCTGAACGCCAACGAAGTGCCGGGCAATGGCCGTGACGGCCGTGTCACGAAGGGCGACGCACTGGGCGCCGCACCGAAGGCCGCCGCAGCGCCGGCGGCTCCCGCGCCGTCGCTTGCGCAGGTGAAAGCACCGGCGAGCGGCGAGCAGTGGCTCGACGGTCGTCCGGAGCAGCGCGTGCCGATGTCGCGCCTGCGCGCACGGGTGGCCGAGCGTCTGCTGCAATCGCAGCAGACCAACGCGATCCTCACCACCTTCAACGAAGTCAATATGCAGCCGGTGCTGGATCTGCGCGCCCGCTACAAGGACCGTTTCGAGAAGGAACACGGCGTCAAGCTGGGCTTCATGTCCTTCTTCGTCAAGGCGGTTGTGCACGCACTGAAGAAGTACCCGGTCGTCAACGCCTCGGTCGACGGCACCGACATCGTGTACCACGGTTACTTCGACATCGGCATCGCAGTGGGTTCGCCGCGCGGCCTGGTGGTGCCGATCCTGCGCAACGCCGACCAGCTGAACGTGGCCGACATCGAAAAGAAGATCGCCGAATTCGGTCAAAAGGCAAAAGACGGCAAGCTCTCGCTCGAAGACCTGACCGGCGGTACCTTCTCGATCTCCAATGGCGGCGTGTTCGGTTCGATGCTCTCGACGCCGATCATCAACCCGCCGCAGTCGGCGATCCTCGGCGTGCATGCGACGAAGGACCGTGCGGTCGTCGAGAACGGCCAGGTCGTGGTGCGGCCGATGAATTATCTGGCGATGTCGTACGACCACCGGATCATCGACGGCCGCGAAGCCGTGCTCGCGCTGGTCGCGATCAAGGAAGCGCTCGAAGACCCGGCACGTCTGCTGCTCGACATCTAA
- a CDS encoding 2-oxoglutarate dehydrogenase E1 component → MMKQSRSNSYLFGGNAPYVEEMYEEYLNNPAAVPDTWRDYFDALQHVPGVDGSATNDVAHTPIIESFAQRARSNAFLPRIGEPGLATAGKQVFVQSLIGAYRFLGARWANLDPLKRQERAPIPELEPRFYDFTEADMDQEFSANNLYFGYEKASLRQILQDLRDTYCGTLGVEFMYISDPEQKRWFKERLERRRSAPNFSAKKKTHILERLTAAEGLERYLHTKYVGQKRFSLEGGESFIAAMDALVHHAASRGVQEVVIGMAHRGRLNVLVNTLGKMPADLFAEFEGKHVDDLPAGDVKYHKGFSSDIATEHGPIHLSLAFNPSHLEIVNPVVEGSAKARMDRRADLEGREVLPVQVHGDAAFAGQGVVMETLNLAQTRGYGTHGTVHVVINNQIGFTTSDPRDSRSTLYCTDVVKMIEAPVLHVNGDDPEAVVFAIELAVDYRAEFHQDVVIDIVCFRKLGHNEQDTPAVTQPLMYKKISQHPGTRALYAEKLVAQQVLPADGPDELVKAYRTAMDEGHHTVDPVLSNYKSQYALDWVPFLNRKWTDAADTTVPLAELKRIGDAITRIPEDFKVHPLVGRVISDRREMALGNKPLDWGMGEHLAYASLVCSGYAVRLTGQDSGRGTFSHRHSVLHDQNRERWNDGTYIPLQNVAPNQASFTVIDSVLSEEAVLGFEYGYSTSEPNTLVAWEAQFGDFVNGAQVVIDQFISSGEVKWGRVSGLTMLLPHGYEGQGPEHSSARIERFLQLCGETNMQVVQPTTPAQIFHLLRRQMIRQFRKPLIIFTPKSLLRHKEAISSLDELATGTFEPVIADKNEVVVEASKIKRVVVCSGRVYYDLIAHRRETVANHVVILRVEQLYPFAHKAFEAEMNKYPNVTEVVWVQDEPQNQGPWFYVEHHLLDGMKEGQKLAYSGRPASASPAVGYYAKHYEQQKVLIEGAFGRLKSTLTK, encoded by the coding sequence ATGATGAAGCAATCCCGGTCGAACTCCTACCTGTTCGGCGGAAATGCTCCGTACGTCGAAGAGATGTACGAGGAATATCTGAACAATCCCGCGGCCGTGCCCGACACGTGGCGCGATTATTTCGACGCCCTCCAGCACGTGCCCGGCGTGGACGGCAGCGCGACCAACGATGTCGCGCACACGCCCATCATCGAGTCGTTCGCGCAACGCGCGCGCTCGAACGCCTTCCTGCCCCGCATCGGCGAGCCCGGTCTGGCCACCGCCGGCAAGCAGGTATTCGTGCAGTCGCTGATCGGCGCCTACCGCTTTCTCGGCGCGCGCTGGGCGAATCTCGATCCGCTCAAACGCCAGGAACGCGCGCCGATTCCCGAACTCGAACCCCGGTTCTACGACTTCACCGAAGCCGACATGGACCAGGAGTTCAGCGCGAACAACCTGTATTTCGGCTATGAGAAGGCCAGTCTGCGGCAGATCCTGCAGGATCTGCGCGACACCTACTGCGGCACGCTCGGCGTCGAATTCATGTACATCAGCGACCCCGAGCAGAAGCGCTGGTTCAAGGAGCGCCTCGAGCGCCGCCGCTCGGCGCCGAATTTCAGCGCGAAGAAGAAGACGCACATTCTCGAACGTCTGACCGCGGCCGAAGGCCTGGAGCGCTACCTGCACACGAAATACGTGGGCCAGAAGCGTTTCTCGCTCGAAGGCGGCGAAAGCTTCATCGCGGCGATGGACGCGCTGGTGCACCACGCCGCGTCGCGCGGCGTGCAGGAAGTCGTCATCGGCATGGCGCACCGCGGTCGTCTGAACGTGCTGGTCAACACGCTGGGCAAGATGCCGGCGGACCTGTTCGCCGAATTCGAAGGCAAGCACGTCGACGATCTGCCGGCCGGCGACGTCAAGTACCACAAGGGTTTCTCGAGCGATATCGCCACCGAGCACGGCCCGATCCACCTGTCCCTCGCGTTCAATCCGTCTCATCTCGAAATCGTCAACCCGGTGGTCGAAGGTTCGGCGAAGGCACGCATGGACCGCCGCGCCGACCTCGAGGGCCGCGAAGTGCTGCCGGTGCAGGTCCATGGCGACGCCGCGTTCGCGGGCCAGGGCGTCGTGATGGAAACGCTCAACCTTGCGCAGACCCGGGGTTACGGCACGCACGGCACCGTGCATGTCGTGATCAACAACCAGATCGGCTTCACCACGTCGGATCCGCGCGACTCGCGCTCGACCCTGTACTGTACCGACGTCGTCAAGATGATCGAGGCGCCGGTGCTGCACGTGAACGGCGACGATCCCGAGGCGGTGGTGTTCGCGATCGAACTGGCGGTGGATTACCGCGCCGAGTTCCATCAGGACGTCGTCATCGACATCGTCTGCTTCCGCAAGCTGGGTCACAACGAGCAGGACACGCCGGCGGTCACGCAGCCGCTGATGTACAAGAAGATCTCGCAGCACCCGGGCACGCGCGCGTTGTACGCGGAGAAGCTGGTCGCGCAGCAGGTGCTGCCGGCCGACGGTCCGGATGAGCTGGTCAAGGCCTACCGTACCGCGATGGACGAAGGTCACCACACGGTCGACCCGGTGCTGTCGAACTACAAGAGTCAGTATGCGCTCGACTGGGTGCCGTTCCTGAACCGCAAATGGACCGACGCCGCCGATACGACGGTGCCGCTGGCCGAGCTGAAGCGCATCGGCGATGCGATCACCCGCATTCCGGAAGACTTCAAGGTGCATCCGCTGGTCGGCCGCGTGATCAGCGACCGCCGCGAGATGGCGCTGGGCAACAAGCCGCTCGATTGGGGCATGGGAGAGCATCTCGCGTATGCGTCGCTGGTCTGCTCAGGCTATGCGGTGCGACTCACCGGCCAGGACAGCGGCCGCGGCACCTTCAGCCATCGTCATTCGGTGCTGCACGACCAGAATCGCGAACGCTGGAACGACGGCACCTATATTCCGCTGCAGAACGTCGCGCCGAATCAGGCGAGCTTCACCGTGATCGACTCGGTGCTGTCCGAGGAAGCGGTGCTGGGCTTCGAATACGGCTACTCGACCTCCGAGCCGAACACGCTCGTCGCCTGGGAAGCGCAGTTCGGCGACTTCGTGAACGGCGCGCAGGTCGTGATCGACCAGTTCATCTCCAGCGGCGAAGTGAAGTGGGGCCGGGTGTCCGGTTTGACGATGCTGCTGCCGCACGGCTATGAGGGCCAGGGTCCGGAGCACTCGTCGGCGCGTATCGAGCGTTTCCTGCAACTGTGCGGCGAGACCAATATGCAGGTGGTGCAGCCGACCACGCCGGCGCAGATCTTCCATCTGCTGCGCCGTCAGATGATCCGCCAGTTCCGCAAGCCGCTGATCATCTTCACGCCGAAGTCCCTGCTGCGCCACAAGGAAGCGATCAGCTCGCTCGACGAGCTGGCCACCGGCACCTTCGAGCCGGTGATCGCCGACAAGAACGAGGTGGTCGTCGAAGCGTCGAAGATCAAGCGGGTGGTGGTCTGCTCGGGCCGCGTCTACTACGATCTGATCGCGCATCGTCGCGAAACCGTCGCGAACCACGTCGTGATCCTGCGCGTCGAGCAGCTGTATCCCTTCGCCCACAAGGCGTTCGAAGCGGAAATGAACAAGTACCCGAACGTCACCGAGGTCGTGTGGGTGCAGGACGAGCCGCAGAACCAGGGCCCGTGGTTCTATGTCGAGCACCATCTGCTGGACGGCATGAAGGAAGGGCAGAAGCTGGCGTACAGCGGTCGTCCGGCTTCGGCGTCGCCGGCGGTCGGCTATTACGCGAAGCATTACGAGCAGCAGAAGGTGCTGATCGAGGGCGCGTTCGGCCGTTTGAAGAGCACGCTGACGAAGTAA
- the typA gene encoding translational GTPase TypA: MSRALRNIAIIAHVDHGKTTLVDKLLRQSGTFRENQQTAERVMDSNDIEKERGITILAKNCAVEYEGTHINIVDTPGHADFGGEVERVMSMVDSVLLLVDAVDGPMPQTRFVTMKALAMGLRPIVVINKIDRPGARPDWVHGETMDLFDKLGATEEQLDFPVVYASALNGYASLDQDAREGDMRPLFDAILEHVPVRPADPDAPLQLQIVSLDFSTFLGKIGIGRVNRGRVKPGQAVTYQFGADDAPKSGKINQVQGFSGVDRVQLQEAQAGDIVLINGIEGVSIGATICDVGTPEPLPLISVDEPTLTMNFMVNSSPLAGRDKKTKFVTSRQIRDRLTSELRHNVALRVKDTDEEGSFEVSGRGELHLTILIENMRREGYELGVSRPRVVIKEIDGVKMEPYENLTVDVEDEHQGGVMEELGRRKGELSNMVSDGRGRTRLEYLIPARGLIGFQGEFLTLTRGTGLISHTFNGFQPAKEGKIGERRNGVLISQDDGDAVAYALWKLQDRGRMLVEPGDPLYEGMVIGIHSRDNDLVVNPIKGKQLTNVRSSGTDEAVRLVPSIKTTLEYAVEFIDDDELVEVTPESIRIRKRFLKEHERKRAGRD, encoded by the coding sequence ATGAGCCGCGCGCTTCGCAATATCGCCATCATCGCCCACGTCGACCATGGCAAAACGACGCTTGTCGACAAACTGCTCCGTCAATCGGGCACCTTCCGTGAGAACCAACAGACCGCCGAGCGGGTGATGGATTCGAACGATATCGAAAAAGAACGCGGCATCACGATTCTCGCGAAGAACTGCGCGGTCGAATACGAAGGCACGCACATCAACATCGTCGACACGCCGGGACACGCCGACTTCGGCGGTGAAGTCGAGCGCGTGATGTCGATGGTCGACTCCGTGCTGCTGCTCGTGGACGCCGTCGACGGCCCGATGCCGCAGACGCGTTTCGTGACGATGAAGGCCCTGGCGATGGGTCTGCGTCCCATCGTGGTGATCAACAAGATCGACCGTCCGGGCGCGCGTCCGGACTGGGTCCACGGCGAGACCATGGACCTGTTCGACAAGCTGGGCGCCACGGAAGAGCAACTCGACTTCCCGGTGGTCTACGCCTCGGCGCTGAACGGCTATGCGAGCCTCGATCAGGATGCGCGCGAAGGCGACATGCGTCCGCTGTTCGACGCGATCCTGGAGCACGTGCCGGTTCGCCCGGCCGACCCGGACGCGCCGCTGCAGCTGCAGATCGTCTCGCTCGACTTCTCGACCTTCCTGGGCAAGATCGGCATCGGCCGCGTCAACCGTGGCCGTGTCAAGCCCGGCCAGGCGGTGACCTATCAGTTCGGCGCCGACGACGCGCCGAAGAGCGGCAAGATCAACCAGGTGCAAGGCTTCAGCGGCGTGGACCGCGTCCAGTTGCAGGAAGCCCAGGCAGGTGACATCGTGCTGATCAACGGCATCGAGGGCGTCAGCATCGGCGCCACGATCTGCGACGTCGGCACGCCCGAGCCGCTGCCGCTGATCAGCGTCGACGAACCCACGCTGACGATGAATTTCATGGTCAATTCCTCGCCGCTCGCCGGCCGGGACAAGAAGACCAAGTTCGTGACGAGCCGTCAGATTCGCGACCGCCTCACGAGCGAGCTGCGTCACAACGTGGCGCTGCGCGTGAAGGACACCGACGAAGAAGGTTCGTTCGAGGTGTCGGGCCGCGGCGAACTGCACCTGACCATCCTGATCGAAAACATGCGCCGTGAAGGCTATGAGCTGGGCGTGTCGCGTCCGCGCGTGGTGATCAAGGAAATCGACGGCGTGAAGATGGAGCCGTACGAAAACCTGACCGTCGATGTGGAAGACGAGCATCAGGGTGGCGTGATGGAAGAACTCGGCCGCCGCAAGGGCGAGTTGTCCAATATGGTCTCCGACGGTCGCGGCCGCACGCGCCTGGAATATCTGATTCCGGCGCGCGGTCTGATCGGTTTCCAGGGCGAATTCCTGACGCTCACGCGCGGCACGGGTCTGATCAGCCATACCTTCAACGGTTTCCAGCCGGCCAAGGAAGGCAAGATCGGCGAGCGCCGCAACGGTGTGTTGATCTCGCAGGACGACGGCGACGCCGTGGCCTACGCGCTGTGGAAGCTGCAGGACCGCGGCCGCATGCTGGTGGAACCGGGCGACCCCCTGTACGAAGGCATGGTCATCGGCATCCACAGCCGCGACAACGACCTGGTGGTGAACCCGATCAAGGGCAAGCAGTTGACCAACGTGCGTTCGTCGGGTACCGACGAAGCCGTGCGTCTCGTGCCGTCCATCAAGACGACGCTGGAATACGCGGTGGAATTCATCGACGACGACGAGCTGGTGGAAGTGACGCCCGAGTCGATCCGGATTCGCAAGCGCTTCCTGAAGGAACACGAGCGCAAGCGCGCCGGCCGCGACTGA
- a CDS encoding MarR family winged helix-turn-helix transcriptional regulator encodes MHSKTDYPDAPPRSARPSAPPPSRSQPYADESVCYLLSRVRALMTSEVQAATLPRFQLNSTQASMLILLRRGQRSGADLAREVGLDASAVTRLLDKLESRGLVARTRSAADRRVVDVALSAAGHAMLEGLQPIYTDMLEKILAGFTPDEADALQRLLKKIILNHQTCTGK; translated from the coding sequence TTGCATTCGAAAACCGATTACCCGGATGCGCCGCCGCGTTCCGCGCGGCCTTCAGCGCCACCACCGTCCCGGTCGCAGCCGTACGCGGACGAGTCGGTCTGCTATCTGCTTTCCCGGGTGCGCGCGTTGATGACATCCGAGGTGCAGGCCGCGACGCTACCGCGTTTCCAGCTGAACAGCACGCAGGCGAGCATGCTGATTTTGCTGCGCCGGGGGCAACGCAGCGGCGCCGATCTCGCGCGGGAGGTCGGCCTCGACGCCAGCGCCGTGACACGTCTGCTCGACAAGCTCGAGAGCCGCGGCCTGGTGGCACGTACCCGCAGCGCGGCGGACCGGCGCGTCGTCGATGTCGCGCTGAGCGCGGCGGGCCATGCGATGCTGGAGGGGTTGCAGCCTATCTACACCGACATGCTGGAAAAAATATTGGCGGGTTTCACGCCGGACGAGGCCGACGCGCTGCAGCGTCTGCTCAAAAAAATCATCCTCAATCACCAAACGTGTACCGGAAAGTGA
- a CDS encoding efflux transporter outer membrane subunit, with protein MNPPSLSFRARARLSRSAGALLLATAGLASLAGCANYAGIRSDKQPLDVARIDTAQSLPTQGGQWPTMNWAADFGDTQLSSLIAEALANNPSIAEARARLDRAAAYAAGADARRYPRVDGHYSVKRELYSGNALYPEPYGGSWYTENNASLSASYELDLWGKNSAGLAQAISEQRASAAEEQESRLALATSVAQQYNALAREYALFDVAQAEARERQALGQISAARFSAGLDTQVETRVSDTQIATSNTLVSQLQGSITVMRYQLGALLGKGPDRGLAIARPQMQPLPVSALPDNVPANLLSRRPDIVAARWRIDAATQGVTIGKADFYPDINLSAAAGFDAFGFGHFLQFGSRQIQVGPAIDLPIFDAGALRARLKDRYATFDTAVATYNDTLVRALTEVATQIAQIRSIEQQQHDAQAAYDAAAKAYQLAVIRYQGGLSTQLQVLDADRALLQQRQTLVTLASQRRDQQIGLIKALGGGFDSAPPPRRDALDAMTSPT; from the coding sequence ATGAATCCACCTTCCCTGTCTTTTCGCGCCCGCGCGCGGCTGTCGCGCAGCGCGGGCGCGCTGCTGCTGGCCACGGCGGGCCTCGCCTCCCTCGCCGGCTGCGCGAACTATGCCGGCATTCGCAGCGACAAACAGCCGCTCGATGTCGCACGGATCGACACCGCGCAAAGCCTGCCGACGCAAGGCGGCCAGTGGCCGACGATGAACTGGGCGGCCGACTTCGGCGATACGCAACTGAGCAGCCTGATCGCAGAAGCGCTGGCGAACAACCCGTCGATCGCCGAGGCCCGTGCGCGCCTGGACCGCGCCGCCGCCTACGCCGCCGGCGCCGACGCGCGACGCTATCCTCGGGTCGACGGGCACTATTCGGTGAAGCGGGAACTGTATTCGGGCAACGCACTCTATCCCGAACCCTATGGCGGCAGTTGGTACACCGAGAACAACGCCTCGCTGTCCGCGTCGTACGAACTCGATCTGTGGGGCAAGAATAGCGCCGGTCTCGCGCAGGCGATCTCCGAGCAACGCGCGAGCGCGGCCGAGGAGCAGGAATCCCGGCTCGCGCTGGCGACCTCGGTCGCGCAGCAGTACAACGCGCTGGCACGCGAGTATGCGTTGTTCGACGTCGCCCAGGCCGAGGCGCGCGAACGCCAGGCGCTCGGCCAGATCAGTGCCGCGCGCTTTTCCGCCGGGCTCGACACGCAGGTCGAGACGCGCGTGTCCGACACGCAGATCGCAACCAGCAATACCCTCGTCTCCCAGCTTCAGGGAAGCATCACCGTCATGCGCTATCAGTTGGGCGCGCTGCTCGGCAAGGGGCCGGACCGGGGGCTGGCGATCGCCCGTCCGCAGATGCAGCCGTTGCCGGTGTCGGCGCTGCCCGACAACGTGCCCGCGAACCTGTTGTCGCGGCGCCCGGACATCGTCGCCGCGCGCTGGCGCATCGACGCCGCTACGCAAGGCGTGACCATCGGCAAGGCGGACTTCTATCCGGATATCAATCTGTCGGCAGCCGCCGGTTTCGATGCCTTCGGCTTCGGCCATTTCCTGCAGTTCGGCAGCCGGCAGATCCAGGTGGGTCCGGCGATCGATCTGCCGATCTTCGACGCCGGCGCGCTGCGCGCCCGACTGAAGGACCGGTACGCGACTTTCGATACGGCCGTCGCGACCTACAACGACACGCTGGTGCGCGCGTTGACCGAAGTCGCCACGCAGATCGCGCAGATCCGCTCGATCGAGCAGCAGCAGCACGACGCGCAGGCGGCCTACGACGCCGCCGCGAAGGCCTATCAGCTCGCCGTGATCCGCTACCAGGGCGGCCTGTCGACGCAACTGCAGGTACTCGACGCGGATCGGGCGCTGCTGCAGCAGCGCCAGACGCTGGTGACGCTGGCGTCCCAGCGGCGCGACCAGCAGATCGGCCTGATCAAGGCGCTGGGGGGCGGCTTCGACAGCGCGCCGCCGCCCCGGCGTGACGCCCTCGATGCAATGACCTCGCCTACATGA
- a CDS encoding efflux RND transporter periplasmic adaptor subunit has translation MSTPQPAAGTPTSPPNQTSNQTPNQTPGQAPNPPPAKPSGRRKWWLLLVALIVIVAAVAYGFYYFLVAQFHEETDDAYVNGNVVQITSQVMGTVIAVNADDTQTVKQGDPLVRLDDADAKVALEQTEANLAQAVRQGRTLYANNNAYSATVAERQSDLAKARSDLQRRLAIAQTGAVSGEEISHARDAVRSAQAAVDAAQQQLVSNRALTDRLTVSNQPNVKLAAARVRDAYLNYARNTLPAPVSGYVAKRAVQVGQRVSPGTPLMAIVPLNGVWVDANFKEVQLRHMRIGQPVDLTADVYGGKQVFHGHVQGFSAGTGSAFALLPAQNATGNWIKVVQRLAVRIALDPQELQAHPLRIGLSMNVDVTIKDQEHDQLGNVPNTVYQTDVFAQYGAQADAEIARIIAANIGNTRS, from the coding sequence ATGAGCACCCCCCAACCGGCCGCCGGGACGCCGACGTCCCCGCCCAATCAGACGTCCAATCAGACGCCGAATCAGACACCCGGTCAGGCGCCCAATCCGCCGCCCGCCAAGCCCAGTGGCCGCCGCAAATGGTGGTTGCTGCTGGTCGCGCTGATCGTGATCGTCGCGGCCGTCGCCTACGGCTTTTATTACTTCCTCGTCGCGCAGTTCCACGAGGAAACCGACGACGCCTACGTCAACGGCAACGTCGTGCAGATTACGTCGCAGGTCATGGGCACCGTGATCGCCGTCAACGCCGACGATACGCAAACCGTCAAGCAAGGCGATCCGCTGGTGCGCCTGGACGACGCCGACGCCAAGGTCGCGCTGGAACAGACCGAGGCGAATCTGGCGCAGGCGGTGCGGCAGGGCCGCACGCTGTATGCGAACAACAACGCGTATTCGGCGACCGTCGCCGAGCGCCAGTCCGACCTGGCGAAGGCCAGATCGGATCTGCAACGGCGCCTCGCGATCGCGCAGACCGGCGCGGTGTCGGGCGAGGAAATCTCCCACGCGCGGGATGCGGTGCGCAGCGCCCAGGCGGCGGTCGACGCAGCCCAGCAACAGCTCGTGTCGAACCGCGCGCTGACCGACCGCCTTACCGTGAGCAACCAGCCCAACGTCAAGCTTGCCGCCGCGCGCGTGCGCGACGCTTACCTGAACTACGCCCGCAACACCCTGCCCGCGCCGGTCAGCGGCTATGTCGCGAAACGCGCGGTGCAGGTTGGCCAGCGCGTGTCGCCGGGCACCCCGTTGATGGCGATCGTGCCGCTCAACGGTGTCTGGGTGGACGCCAACTTCAAGGAAGTGCAACTGCGCCACATGCGTATCGGCCAGCCGGTCGACCTGACCGCCGACGTTTACGGCGGCAAGCAGGTGTTCCATGGTCACGTGCAGGGTTTCTCGGCGGGTACGGGTAGCGCCTTCGCCCTGCTGCCGGCGCAGAACGCGACCGGCAACTGGATCAAGGTGGTACAGCGCCTGGCGGTGCGCATCGCGCTGGATCCGCAGGAACTGCAGGCGCATCCGTTGCGTATCGGCCTGTCGATGAATGTCGACGTGACCATCAAGGACCAGGAACACGACCAGCTCGGCAACGTGCCGAACACCGTCTACCAGACCGATGTCTTCGCGCAGTACGGCGCGCAGGCGGATGCCGAGATCGCGCGCATCATCGCGGCCAATATCGGCAATACCCGCTCGTGA
- a CDS encoding DHA2 family efflux MFS transporter permease subunit, producing MAATAPRAHEPLTGGALVLGTVAVSLAVFMNVLDTSIANVSIPAISGDLGVASDQGTWVITSFAVANAISVPLTGWLTQRFGQVKLFFISIVLFVIASWLCGLAPTLPFLLAARVLQGAVAGPMIPLSQSLLLGSYPRARAPMALALWSMTTLVAPVAGPILGGYISDNYSWPWIFYVNVPVGIVAAVATWFVYRSRESAVRALPIDKLGLFLLVVWVGCMQVMLDKGKDLDWFSSPTIVVLGLIALVGFAVFVIWELTATHPVVDLSLFAKRNFTGGTIALAVGYGLYFGNLVLIPLWLQTTLGYTATNAGLVLAPVGVFAILLSPLAGRLLTRTDPRYMATSAFVIFAIVFWMRSRYTTDVDTFSLMVPTLIQGAALAGFFIPLVTITLSGLPGERIPAASGLFNFVRIMFGGIGSSVFTTAWDRRTSLHHARLIEQATPYNPTFTQAIDRMQSLGMSHTQALGAFNAALGQQASTMGVDDLFYLSAGIFLALIALVWITQRQKAEGDAGAAASAAH from the coding sequence ATGGCCGCCACCGCGCCCCGCGCCCACGAACCCCTGACCGGCGGCGCCCTCGTGCTCGGCACGGTCGCCGTGTCGCTGGCCGTTTTCATGAACGTCCTCGACACCTCGATCGCCAACGTGTCGATTCCGGCGATATCGGGCGACCTGGGGGTGGCGTCCGACCAGGGCACCTGGGTGATCACCTCGTTCGCCGTCGCCAATGCGATCTCGGTGCCGCTGACCGGCTGGCTCACCCAGCGTTTCGGCCAGGTGAAGCTGTTCTTCATCTCGATCGTGCTGTTCGTGATCGCGTCCTGGTTGTGCGGCCTTGCGCCCACGCTGCCCTTCCTGCTCGCCGCGCGCGTGCTGCAGGGCGCGGTGGCCGGGCCGATGATCCCGCTATCGCAATCGCTGTTGCTCGGCAGTTACCCCCGCGCCAGGGCGCCGATGGCGCTGGCGCTCTGGTCGATGACGACCCTCGTCGCGCCGGTCGCGGGACCGATCCTCGGCGGCTACATCTCGGATAACTATTCCTGGCCCTGGATTTTCTACGTCAATGTCCCCGTGGGCATCGTCGCGGCCGTCGCGACCTGGTTCGTCTACCGCAGCCGCGAATCGGCGGTCCGCGCGCTGCCGATCGACAAGCTGGGCCTGTTCCTGCTCGTCGTCTGGGTAGGCTGCATGCAGGTGATGCTCGACAAGGGCAAGGACCTCGACTGGTTCAGTTCGCCGACCATCGTGGTCCTTGGCCTGATCGCGCTCGTCGGGTTCGCCGTCTTCGTGATCTGGGAGCTCACCGCCACGCATCCGGTGGTCGACCTCTCGCTGTTCGCGAAACGCAACTTCACCGGTGGCACGATCGCGCTGGCGGTCGGCTATGGGCTCTATTTCGGCAATCTGGTGCTGATTCCGCTCTGGTTGCAGACGACGCTCGGCTACACCGCCACCAACGCGGGCCTGGTGCTCGCGCCGGTGGGTGTCTTCGCGATCCTGCTCTCGCCGCTGGCCGGGCGCCTGCTGACCCGCACCGACCCGCGCTACATGGCCACCAGCGCCTTCGTCATCTTCGCGATCGTATTCTGGATGCGCTCGCGCTACACGACCGATGTCGATACCTTTTCGCTGATGGTGCCCACGCTGATCCAGGGCGCCGCGCTCGCGGGCTTTTTCATTCCGCTGGTGACCATCACCCTGTCCGGCCTGCCGGGCGAGCGGATCCCGGCGGCGTCGGGGCTGTTCAATTTCGTACGGATCATGTTCGGCGGCATCGGCTCGTCGGTGTTCACGACCGCGTGGGACCGGCGCACGTCGCTACACCACGCCCGCCTGATCGAACAGGCCACGCCGTACAACCCGACCTTCACGCAGGCGATCGACCGGATGCAGTCGCTCGGCATGTCGCATACGCAGGCGCTGGGCGCTTTCAACGCCGCGCTCGGCCAGCAGGCGTCGACGATGGGCGTGGACGACCTGTTCTATCTGTCGGCCGGGATCTTTCTCGCGCTGATCGCGCTGGTCTGGATCACCCAGCGGCAGAAAGCGGAAGGCGACGCGGGGGCGGCGGCCTCGGCCGCGCATTGA